The Candidatus Methylacidiphilales bacterium genome includes a region encoding these proteins:
- a CDS encoding SDR family NAD(P)-dependent oxidoreductase: MSKLIVITGATRGLGLALTRYFASEGHTVIGCGRSQDKIDALNAELAEPHLFQKVDIANDSEVRNWARHVLESYGPPDFLLNNAALMNPTRPLWEIEAVEFDPVIDVNIKGTANVIRHFVPAMAARKRGVVVNFSSGWGRSTSPEVAPYCATKWAIEGLTQALAQELPQGMAAVALNPGIIDTDMLRSCWADGASAYPAPELWIKKAGPYIQKLGSKNNGNSLSVPGATD; the protein is encoded by the coding sequence ATGTCCAAACTCATCGTCATTACCGGAGCCACCCGCGGACTGGGCCTGGCGCTCACCCGCTATTTCGCGAGCGAAGGGCACACCGTCATCGGCTGCGGACGGTCCCAGGACAAAATCGACGCCTTGAATGCCGAGCTGGCCGAGCCTCACTTGTTCCAAAAAGTTGATATCGCCAACGACTCTGAAGTCAGGAATTGGGCCCGGCACGTACTCGAATCCTACGGCCCTCCGGATTTCCTGCTGAACAATGCGGCGCTAATGAACCCGACCAGGCCGCTCTGGGAAATTGAGGCCGTGGAATTTGATCCGGTCATCGACGTGAACATCAAGGGAACGGCAAATGTCATCCGGCATTTTGTGCCCGCCATGGCGGCGCGGAAACGCGGGGTCGTTGTGAATTTCAGTTCCGGCTGGGGCCGCTCCACATCGCCGGAGGTCGCACCCTACTGCGCCACCAAATGGGCAATCGAAGGCCTGACCCAGGCCCTTGCCCAGGAGCTGCCGCAAGGCATGGCTGCAGTGGCCCTCAATCCCGGAATTATCGATACCGACATGCTAAGATCCTGCTGGGCGGATGGGGCATCCGCCTATCCGGCGCCGGAACTCTGGATCAAAAAGGCCGGGCCTTATATCCAGAAGCTTGGCTCCAAAAACAATGGGAATTCCCTCAGCGTACCCGGAGCGACAGATTAA
- a CDS encoding DUF1926 domain-containing protein, with amino-acid sequence MKYVNLQIALHHHQPVGNPPGVLEDCFRKCYGPILDAIERHPRLKFNLSYSGPLLLFFEKNHPEYLEKLKWLIAARQVEVLSDGFYEPIFAEIGEDDRRDQIRLMHEWMDSRLGITPKGIWLAEGVWENSLAATFHRAGLDYTLIGGEHFIQAGVPEADLHGYHVTEHFGRVLRLFPRDSNLHRLIPYGAVEELIAYLRRMANRGLGLSLTFYDHAERWGVWPGSHEKVQQSGCMDRLFAVLSEAGDWLRLKTFTEVLAGEPPRGRCYIPAGPGTELGMWSLPDESRKQFVSARQNLEQRHDAGRFLPFFRAGSWGGFRGRYFESNLMEKKGLWLKSHLDEAPAADREAVRDLLWQCQCNTAYWHGTSGGIYLPGLRQAIWRRLLEAQTRIWRNLTDFLLEITDFDADGREEVQVSNSRISMGLAPERGGSVFEFSLLPPRHNLANTLTRRPESDLNKGDSARPDVSDPAHFFDTVERRCFLDRFFNRHTTTEELNQGRFRELGDFANGSYRLVRAEKAGGGVEVELERLGGFFQSGARQALRVGKTYRWEADGSSFSLRYKIRNEGQLRVESCFSTEMNFFVPLNDTGLDRVVLPGKIHLLDESWYEGQSQTLEIQGGSSGFALSVRADQPVVLWSYPVLGKSEADMGSPLVRQGNAWLCGWQLDLKPEEEASYELKFELTQLAEKKFENIRGEFS; translated from the coding sequence ATGAAGTATGTCAACCTGCAGATTGCGCTGCATCATCACCAGCCGGTTGGGAACCCGCCCGGTGTCCTGGAGGACTGTTTCCGCAAGTGTTATGGGCCGATTCTCGATGCGATAGAGCGCCATCCCCGGCTGAAGTTCAATCTTTCCTATTCGGGGCCGCTCCTGCTTTTTTTTGAGAAAAACCACCCGGAATACCTCGAAAAGCTGAAATGGCTTATAGCGGCGCGTCAGGTTGAGGTTTTATCGGACGGATTTTACGAACCGATTTTTGCTGAAATTGGGGAGGATGACCGGCGGGACCAGATCCGGCTCATGCATGAATGGATGGATTCGCGACTCGGCATAACGCCGAAGGGAATCTGGCTGGCCGAAGGCGTCTGGGAAAATTCATTGGCCGCCACCTTTCACCGGGCGGGCCTGGATTATACGCTCATCGGAGGCGAACATTTCATCCAGGCGGGCGTCCCCGAAGCCGATTTGCACGGATACCATGTGACCGAACATTTCGGACGGGTCTTGCGGTTGTTTCCCCGGGATTCGAATTTGCACCGCCTGATTCCCTACGGCGCCGTTGAAGAATTGATCGCGTACCTTCGGCGCATGGCCAATCGCGGGCTTGGCCTGAGCCTGACATTCTATGACCATGCGGAACGCTGGGGGGTTTGGCCCGGCAGTCATGAAAAGGTGCAGCAATCCGGCTGCATGGACCGGTTATTTGCCGTTTTGAGCGAGGCCGGGGACTGGTTGAGGCTCAAGACGTTTACGGAGGTGCTGGCCGGGGAGCCTCCGCGCGGGCGCTGTTATATTCCCGCCGGTCCGGGCACGGAACTGGGCATGTGGTCATTGCCGGATGAAAGCCGCAAGCAATTTGTCAGTGCCCGGCAGAACCTGGAGCAGAGGCACGATGCCGGGCGTTTCCTGCCGTTTTTCCGGGCGGGTTCCTGGGGCGGGTTCCGGGGCCGTTATTTCGAATCGAACCTGATGGAAAAAAAGGGGCTCTGGCTGAAGTCGCATCTGGATGAGGCGCCCGCCGCGGACCGGGAGGCGGTCCGTGATTTGCTCTGGCAATGTCAGTGCAACACGGCCTACTGGCACGGCACGTCCGGCGGCATTTATCTGCCCGGCCTGCGACAGGCCATCTGGCGGCGCCTGCTGGAGGCGCAAACCCGGATTTGGCGCAATCTGACTGACTTTTTACTTGAGATAACCGATTTTGATGCGGATGGGCGCGAGGAGGTGCAGGTTTCCAACTCCAGGATTTCCATGGGCCTGGCGCCCGAGCGCGGCGGCAGTGTCTTTGAATTTTCACTTCTGCCTCCGCGGCATAATCTGGCGAACACGCTGACGCGCCGCCCGGAGTCGGATTTGAACAAAGGGGATTCCGCCCGGCCCGATGTTTCAGATCCCGCCCATTTCTTCGATACGGTTGAGCGTCGCTGTTTCCTGGATCGATTTTTCAACAGGCATACCACAACCGAGGAGCTCAACCAGGGCCGGTTCCGGGAGTTGGGCGATTTTGCAAACGGGAGCTACAGGCTGGTCCGGGCGGAAAAAGCAGGAGGCGGTGTTGAGGTGGAATTGGAGCGGTTGGGCGGGTTTTTTCAAAGTGGTGCCAGGCAGGCTCTGAGGGTGGGGAAAACCTACCGTTGGGAAGCGGATGGATCCAGCTTCAGCCTGCGTTACAAGATCAGGAACGAAGGCCAATTGCGGGTGGAATCGTGTTTTTCAACGGAAATGAATTTTTTTGTCCCCTTGAACGATACCGGGCTGGACCGTGTGGTTTTGCCCGGGAAAATCCATTTGTTGGACGAATCCTGGTATGAAGGCCAGTCGCAAACCCTTGAAATCCAAGGCGGCAGCTCGGGTTTTGCGCTTTCCGTCCGCGCGGACCAACCTGTTGTGCTCTGGTCTTATCCGGTCTTAGGCAAGAGCGAGGCCGACATGGGAAGTCCGCTGGTGCGCCAGGGCAATGCCTGGTTGTGCGGCTGGCAGCTTGATTTAAAACCCGAAGAAGAAGCTTCCTACGAGTTGAAATTTGAGCTCACGCAATTGGCTGAGAAAAAGTTTGAAAATATCCGAGGGGAATTTTCGTGA
- a CDS encoding response regulator, whose translation MPQEQELEISKARKIIHDLNNNLMAIRGHIYLALLEAPKESKLRLHLEQIHEAVQSAISISAEMEGTPSSSHEPIPDPPETPPAKAKGTILIAEDDAMMRDMLKFTLEKTGYTVLTASDGEVAVNLYRQSAADIQLVLLDLTMPKLNGIEAFTEMKRINPKATGLLISGFPEREINQQARDNGFAGYIHKPCSLGDMLAVIHGAIPDSPSAT comes from the coding sequence ATGCCCCAAGAGCAGGAACTTGAGATTTCAAAGGCCAGAAAGATCATCCACGATCTCAACAACAATCTCATGGCCATTCGCGGCCACATTTACCTGGCCCTCCTGGAAGCGCCGAAAGAATCCAAGCTGCGCCTCCACCTGGAACAAATCCATGAGGCGGTCCAAAGCGCCATTTCCATCAGCGCCGAAATGGAAGGCACTCCCTCGTCCTCACACGAACCGATTCCCGACCCTCCCGAAACTCCTCCGGCAAAAGCCAAAGGCACCATCCTGATCGCGGAGGATGATGCAATGATGCGCGACATGTTGAAGTTCACGCTGGAAAAAACAGGATACACGGTCCTGACAGCCTCGGATGGCGAAGTTGCGGTGAATCTCTACCGGCAATCTGCCGCTGACATTCAGCTGGTTTTGCTGGATCTGACCATGCCAAAACTCAACGGGATCGAAGCGTTTACCGAGATGAAAAGGATCAATCCGAAGGCGACCGGGCTCCTGATCAGCGGTTTCCCGGAGCGGGAAATCAATCAACAGGCCCGCGATAACGGTTTCGCGGGTTACATTCACAAACCCTGCAGCCTTGGAGACATGCTGGCGGTGATCCACGGCGCCATCCCCGATTCACCTTCAGCAACCTAA
- a CDS encoding acetolactate synthase — protein sequence MAKETLKSAQPEPVKQFSIFTENKVGRLIEIIKLFADREIHVVALTVLDTTDSSILRMVVDDPDGARQVLREQGIVFVETDLLVVEFDAATDLQKILAALLQAEINIHYTYSFLVRPKSKSALAMHLEDTEIGTQVLMRQGFRVLVQGDISR from the coding sequence GTGGCGAAGGAAACCCTAAAATCAGCCCAGCCCGAGCCTGTGAAACAGTTTTCCATTTTCACGGAAAACAAGGTCGGACGCCTTATCGAAATCATCAAACTCTTTGCCGACCGCGAAATTCATGTGGTGGCGTTGACGGTCCTGGATACGACCGACAGCTCGATTTTGCGCATGGTCGTGGATGATCCCGACGGTGCCCGCCAGGTGTTGCGCGAGCAGGGCATTGTCTTTGTCGAGACTGACCTGTTGGTCGTTGAGTTTGATGCCGCAACGGATTTGCAAAAGATCCTGGCTGCTTTGCTGCAGGCCGAGATCAATATTCATTACACCTATTCGTTTCTTGTCCGGCCGAAAAGCAAATCGGCTTTGGCGATGCATTTGGAAGACACCGAGATTGGAACCCAGGTGCTGATGCGGCAGGGGTTCCGGGTGCTGGTGCAGGGGGATATCTCGCGCTGA
- a CDS encoding aminotransferase class I/II-fold pyridoxal phosphate-dependent enzyme has translation MKTENHSTSHVARHVQKIPRSGIRDFFEIVQSMSDVISLGIGEPDFVTPWHIREAAIYALERGKTGYTSNLGTPALRREISAFVGKRYGVEYDWKSEVLVSVGVSEALDIALRAIINPGDEILYHEPCYVSYNPSVVLAHGRPVAVPTRAEDGFVLKAEDIRRVLTPKSRALMLNFPTNPTGAILPRSEQEKIAELCIEHDLVVLTDEIYSDLSYEGELPSIASVPGMRERTVFLNGFSKAYAMTGFRIGYACAPAELTEAMMRVHQYSMLCASIISQEAAVEALRNGDAAMQSMREEYRRRRNFLVHHFKNMGLPCHEPKGAFYLFPDIRSTGLGSREFAIRLLEEKKVAVVPGDAFGPCGEGFVRCSYATAMDQLETAVERIADFVKGRK, from the coding sequence ATGAAAACAGAGAACCATTCCACATCGCATGTGGCGCGGCATGTCCAAAAAATTCCGCGCAGCGGCATCCGCGATTTTTTTGAAATTGTGCAGTCGATGTCCGACGTCATTTCGCTCGGCATCGGGGAGCCGGATTTTGTCACGCCCTGGCATATCCGTGAGGCCGCGATTTACGCGCTCGAACGCGGCAAGACCGGCTACACCTCGAACCTGGGAACCCCCGCATTGAGGCGGGAAATCTCCGCCTTTGTGGGAAAGCGGTATGGCGTTGAATACGACTGGAAGAGCGAGGTGCTTGTTTCGGTTGGCGTTTCCGAGGCGTTGGATATCGCGTTGCGCGCCATTATCAACCCCGGCGACGAGATTCTTTACCACGAGCCCTGTTATGTTTCCTATAATCCCAGCGTTGTGCTGGCGCATGGCCGTCCGGTGGCGGTACCCACCCGCGCGGAAGACGGGTTTGTCTTGAAGGCGGAAGATATCCGCCGTGTATTGACGCCCAAAAGCCGCGCGCTCATGTTGAATTTCCCGACCAATCCCACGGGGGCGATCCTGCCACGCAGCGAACAGGAAAAAATCGCGGAGCTTTGCATCGAGCATGATCTTGTCGTGTTGACGGATGAGATTTATTCAGACTTGAGTTATGAGGGGGAATTGCCCTCAATTGCCAGCGTGCCGGGCATGCGCGAAAGGACGGTGTTCCTCAACGGCTTCAGCAAGGCGTATGCGATGACCGGGTTCCGGATCGGGTATGCCTGCGCACCGGCCGAGTTGACCGAGGCCATGATGCGGGTCCACCAATATTCGATGCTCTGCGCGTCTATTATCAGCCAGGAAGCGGCTGTGGAAGCCCTGCGAAACGGAGATGCAGCCATGCAGTCCATGCGCGAGGAATACCGCAGGCGCCGGAATTTTCTGGTGCATCATTTCAAGAACATGGGCTTGCCCTGCCATGAGCCCAAAGGGGCGTTTTATCTGTTTCCGGACATCCGTTCCACCGGCCTGGGAAGCAGGGAATTTGCCATCCGCTTGCTGGAGGAAAAAAAGGTGGCTGTGGTGCCGGGCGATGCATTCGGCCCCTGCGGTGAAGGTTTTGTGCGCTGCAGCTACGCCACGGCCATGGACCAGTTGGAGACAGCCGTCGAAAGGATCGCGGATTTTGTCAAGGGCCGGAAATGA
- a CDS encoding Lrp/AsnC family transcriptional regulator — MHEILNILENDALTSPEKIGQMLKRPVEEVRRQIKQMEEDRVILGYKALVDDEKANRNMVRAVIEVKITPEREGGFNRLAARIAKYEEVKTCYLMSGGYDLLVIVEGADLKKVATFVSEKLATIHGVLSTATHFMLKTYKEQGALFAEETFEERLKVSP; from the coding sequence ATGCACGAGATTCTGAATATATTGGAAAATGACGCCCTGACGTCACCGGAAAAAATCGGCCAGATGCTGAAACGCCCGGTGGAAGAGGTGCGCCGCCAGATCAAACAGATGGAGGAGGACCGGGTCATTCTGGGCTACAAGGCCCTTGTGGACGATGAAAAAGCCAACCGCAACATGGTCCGGGCCGTCATTGAAGTCAAAATCACGCCAGAACGCGAGGGCGGATTCAATCGGCTGGCCGCGCGCATTGCCAAATATGAGGAAGTAAAGACCTGCTATCTCATGAGCGGAGGCTACGATTTGCTGGTTATTGTCGAAGGGGCGGACTTGAAAAAAGTCGCCACCTTTGTCTCGGAAAAGCTCGCCACCATACATGGGGTTCTTTCCACCGCCACGCATTTCATGCTGAAGACCTACAAGGAGCAGGGCGCGCTTTTTGCCGAGGAAACATTCGAGGAACGCCTTAAAGTTTCACCGTAA
- a CDS encoding beta-galactosidase — protein sequence MSDWSDKPAGAHGFVEARGGHLFAGEKRIRFFGVNVAFGGNFPTHPDAEKIAARMAKFGINCVRFHHMDTGITPNGLLQKDKRTLDPEMLDRLDYFIAQLKKNGIYTDLNLHVGREYPGFKKWEGAPGYFKGVDNFFPPMIALQHEYAQALLTHLNPYTGMAYTDEPAVAFVEINNENGLMNEWNNKALDAMPDPYAADLRRQWNEWLSKKYGSDQKLAASWNQDANAGSADISPRLGEINIFQRKEITSRPPAAQRDWHRFLFDTEMGYWTGMRQFIRDELHAHSLVVGSAAGYSPWPIQAMLDVVDAHAYWQHPHFPHRPWDPNDWTVNNIPMAGEPNGGTLPGLAMMRVADKPFIVTEYNHPAPNTYSSEAFLELCAVAALQDWDGVFAFAYSHRMDQWDAERIPNFFDIDQHPTKMTTLPAAVALFLRGDIQAPEPHIAETTLDDAVELVDKSNSWSNASAYGIRRGETFQHPVAMRIGNATTPVSLVAKSETSGIASDNGELTWDPTSRRMLIKSPKSVCVVGTLHSGETIDLGGVSIIPGATLQNWAALTVTVMEGADFKTATRLLVTATGSVENTDMHWKDASRNSVGSDYGKAPSRLEGIPATITLSLSGKYKAWALDERGARKSEVPLKSGNGTLSIELSPEQKTLWWEIAAEGLDAKK from the coding sequence GTGAGCGATTGGTCGGACAAACCCGCGGGCGCGCATGGATTTGTTGAGGCGCGCGGCGGTCATCTCTTTGCGGGGGAAAAGCGGATCCGGTTTTTCGGGGTAAATGTCGCATTCGGCGGAAACTTTCCCACACATCCGGACGCTGAAAAAATCGCGGCGCGCATGGCGAAGTTTGGAATCAACTGCGTGCGGTTTCATCACATGGACACCGGCATCACGCCAAACGGGCTCCTGCAGAAGGACAAGCGTACGCTCGATCCCGAAATGCTGGATCGTCTGGATTACTTCATCGCCCAACTCAAGAAAAACGGAATCTACACAGACCTGAACCTGCATGTGGGACGCGAATATCCGGGGTTCAAAAAATGGGAAGGCGCACCGGGTTATTTCAAGGGCGTTGACAATTTTTTTCCGCCCATGATCGCGCTGCAACACGAGTACGCGCAGGCGCTGCTCACGCATCTTAACCCCTACACCGGCATGGCCTACACGGATGAACCCGCCGTCGCTTTCGTCGAAATCAACAACGAGAACGGACTCATGAACGAGTGGAACAATAAAGCGCTTGATGCAATGCCCGACCCCTATGCCGCGGATCTCCGCCGCCAGTGGAACGAATGGCTTTCAAAAAAGTACGGCTCGGACCAAAAGCTCGCAGCAAGCTGGAACCAGGACGCCAACGCCGGCTCCGCAGATATTTCACCCCGCCTTGGAGAAATTAATATTTTTCAACGAAAAGAAATCACCTCGCGCCCGCCCGCCGCGCAACGCGACTGGCATCGCTTTCTTTTCGACACCGAGATGGGTTATTGGACTGGCATGCGGCAGTTTATCCGGGACGAACTTCATGCCCATAGCCTCGTGGTCGGCTCGGCGGCTGGATACAGTCCGTGGCCCATCCAGGCGATGCTCGACGTTGTGGATGCGCACGCCTACTGGCAGCATCCTCATTTTCCGCACCGGCCCTGGGACCCAAACGATTGGACCGTCAATAACATTCCGATGGCCGGCGAACCCAATGGCGGTACTCTGCCCGGCCTGGCCATGATGCGGGTGGCCGACAAACCGTTCATCGTGACCGAGTACAATCACCCGGCGCCTAACACCTATTCGAGCGAGGCATTCCTCGAACTCTGCGCGGTGGCGGCCCTGCAGGACTGGGACGGCGTCTTCGCGTTCGCCTATTCGCATCGCATGGATCAGTGGGATGCAGAGCGCATTCCGAACTTTTTCGACATCGATCAGCATCCTACAAAAATGACCACTCTTCCCGCCGCTGTGGCGTTGTTTTTGCGCGGCGATATCCAAGCGCCGGAACCGCACATCGCAGAAACGACACTCGACGACGCCGTTGAGTTGGTTGACAAAAGCAACTCATGGTCGAATGCCAGTGCTTACGGAATCCGGCGCGGGGAAACATTTCAACATCCGGTGGCGATGCGAATCGGGAATGCAACAACACCCGTTTCCCTGGTCGCCAAAAGCGAAACGTCCGGCATAGCCAGCGACAACGGCGAACTCACATGGGATCCAACTTCACGCAGGATGCTCATCAAAAGTCCAAAATCCGTGTGCGTGGTGGGGACATTGCACTCCGGGGAAACGATAGACCTCGGCGGCGTGAGCATCATCCCCGGCGCAACCCTTCAGAATTGGGCGGCATTGACGGTCACAGTGATGGAAGGAGCGGATTTCAAAACGGCCACACGATTGCTGGTCACCGCCACCGGCAGTGTGGAAAACACGGACATGCACTGGAAGGACGCGTCGAGAAACAGCGTTGGCAGCGATTACGGGAAAGCCCCGTCTAGGCTGGAAGGCATACCGGCCACAATCACGCTGTCCCTGTCTGGGAAATACAAGGCATGGGCCCTGGATGAGCGGGGCGCGAGAAAAAGCGAAGTGCCATTGAAAAGCGGAAACGGCACGCTGAGCATCGAACTTTCACCGGAACAAAAAACGCTCTGGTGGGAAATCGCGGCTGAAGGATTGGACGCAAAGAAATAA